The Sesamum indicum cultivar Zhongzhi No. 13 linkage group LG6, S_indicum_v1.0, whole genome shotgun sequence genome has a segment encoding these proteins:
- the LOC105162980 gene encoding chitinase 10, which yields MVRRCCFLPLVVLACNLTICTSWAFSISSILSKELFHSIFLHKDDAACPAKDFFTYESFVQASRCFPSFGNTGNLATRKREIAAFLAQISHETTGGWATAPDGPYAWGLCFKEEVSPQSDYCDSTNTRWPCSPGKSYKGRGPIQLSWNYNYGPAGRALGFDGLHNPEIVSNNSVISWKTALWFWMTEQKPKPSCHNVIIGRYLPTKQDVAANRTVGFGLLTNIINGGLECGIPTDARVYDRIGYFQRYANIFSVDTGPNLDCQYQKPF from the exons ATGGTCAGGCGATGTTGCTTTTTGCCGCTAGTGGTGTTAGCTTGCAATTTAACAATCTGCACCAGTTGGGCCTTCTCCATTTCCTCAATCCTTAGCAAAGAGCTCTTCCATTCCATCTTCCTACACAAGGATGACGCAGCTTGCCCTGCCAAAGACTTCTTCACTTACGAGTCTTTCGTGCAGGCATCAAGGTGCTTCCCAAGCTTCGGAAACACCGGAAACTTAGCTACTAGGAAGCGAGAAATCGCAGCATTTCTCGCTCAAATCTCCCACGAGACAACTGGAGGATGGGCTACTGCACCCGATGGCCCCTATGCGTGGGGTCTCTGCTTCAAGGAGGAGGTCAGTCCTCAGAGTGATTACTGTGATTCCACCAACACCCGATGGCCTTGCTCCCCCGGCAAATCCTACAAAGGAAGAGGCCCTATTCAACTATCCTG GAACTACAACTATGGACCAGCAGGAAGAGCCTTGGGATTTGACGGTCTTCATAACCCGGAAATAGTGTCCAACAATTCTGTCATCTCATGGAAAACCGCCCTATGGTTTTGGATGACGGAGCAGAAGCCCAAGCCCTCTTGTCATAACGTCATAATTGGACGATACCTTCCCACAAAGCAGGATGTGGCGGCTAACCGCACCGTTGGTTTTGGCCTCCTTACGAATATTATAAATGGGGGACTCGAATGCGGAATTCCCACCGATGCCCGGGTCTACGATCGGATCGGATACTTCCAACGATATGCCAACATCTTTAGTGTGGACACCGGGCCTAACTTGGATTGCCAATATCAAAAACCCTTCTGA
- the LOC105162981 gene encoding protein S-acyltransferase 18 isoform X1 translates to MSISSSAARPHGWQRPLHPLQIVGISVFCFLVAAFYCFLGLFLGNRIAEITVNTAFSFAALCVALLFIRCAAIDPGDKSRFRFRKKKRKGNNSIGLPKLNYGYIFSRILLRFFKRMERKILRTWIRRKYLDPWNTKIQMEPLIPFPLVLEDDSLTPNPKDDDISFCSLCDFEVYRYSKHCRTCNRCVEGFDHHCRWLNNCVGKKNYTTFILLMIFVLVMLIIEGGTAVAVFVRCFADSKSIEQELNKRHYVKFPRGVLAALSVIFVLLTTYSTAALGQLFFFHVLLIRKGISTYDYILAMKEENQSMELESLEDSDFSSDDEEGDESSDSDSAQKHAFIPRIICKEGKMQQFQNPQKLAIRIDDGEADSSSSSSSMLNKKQGFRASIDPWKLINLSREKALFAAGKARERLVRQKPMVESDPMKPLPLETKSGPLMKPDKDMTPLIAKGRLINSPRHFSSPRRRLSCSPVQLQHGTTTVPSPKHRYRSDFDLKLTQVSRELETYISRQVLCSVLKSNGNEASPR, encoded by the exons ATGTCCATCTCCTCATCCGCCGCCAGGCCCCATGGCTGGCAACGCCCTCTACACCCTTTACAG ATTGTGGGGATATCAGTTTTCTGTTTCCTAGTTGCTGCCTTTTATTGCTTTCTTGGCCTTTTCCTTGGCAACAGAATTGCAGAGATCACAGTGAACACTGCCTTCTCCTTTGCG GCACTTTGTGTTGCTCTTCTGTTTATTAGGTGTGCGGCCATAGATCCTGGTGACAAGAGCAGATTTAGATTtagaaagaagaagaggaagggCAACAATTCCATTGGGCTTCCAAAGCTTAATTATGGATACATTTTCAGCCGGATTTTGTTGAGATTCTTCAAGAGGATGGAGCGCAAGATCCTTAGGACTTGGATAAGAAGGAAGTATTTAGATCCTTGGAATACTAAAATTCAGATGGAGCCCCTTATCCCATTTCCCCTTGTCCTTGAGGACGATTCTCTTACTCCTAATCCAAAAGACGATGACATCTCTTTTTGCTCCCTATGTGATTTTGAG GTTTACAGGTATAGTAAACATTGTCGGACTTGCAACCGTTGTGTTGAGGGATTTGATCACCACTGCAGA TGGTTGAACAACTGTGTTGGGAAGAAGAATTACACAACCTTCAttcttttgatgatttttgtCTTGGTCATG CTTATCATAGAAGGAGGAACTGCAGTGGCAGTATTCGTTAGGTGCTTTGCTGACAGCAAGAGTATAGAACAGGAGTTAAACAAAAGACACTATGTAAAATTCCCTAGAGGAGTTCTTGCTGCCTTATCC GTTATATTCGTTTTGCTGACAACATATAGCACAGCTGCACTTGgacaactttttttctttcatgtaCTTCTCATTAGAAAG GGAATCTCAACCTATGATTACATTTTAGCAATGAAAGAAGAGAACCAGTCTATGGAACTAGAGTCGCTTGAAGATTCAGACTTTTCTTCTGATGACGAGGAGGGTGATGAGAGTAGCGACTCAGATTCAGCTCAAAAACATGCATTTATACCACGGATCATAtgcaaagaaggaaaaatgcaGCAG TTTCAGAACCCACAAAAATTGGCCATAAGGATTGATGATGGAGAAGCagactcctcctcctcctcatcatcTATGTTGAATAAAAAGCAAGGTTTCCGTGCAAGCATTGATCCATGGAAACTAATCAACCTGAGCCGAGAAAAGGCCCTATTTGCTGCCGGGAAAGCCAGGGAAAGGCTTGTGAGACAAAAACCGATGGTAGAAAGTGATCCAATGAAGCCCCTACCGCTGGAAACAAAGAGTGGACCACTTATGAAACCAGATAAAGATATGACGCCTCTGATCGCCAAAGGGAGACTTATAAACTCACCTCGACACTTCTCCAGTCCAAGAAGACGACTTTCCTGTTCTCCAGTGCAACTGCAGCATGGAACTACAACTGTGCCATCGCCTAAGCACAGATACAGAAGTGATTTCGATTTGAAGTTGACTCAGGTCTCCAGAGAGCTCGAGACTTACATATCCAGACAGGTCTTATGCTCTGTATTGAAGAGTAACGGCAATGAGGCTTCTCCCAGATAG
- the LOC105162981 gene encoding protein S-acyltransferase 18 isoform X2: protein MSISSSAARPHGWQRPLHPLQIVGISVFCFLVAAFYCFLGLFLGNRIAEITVNTAFSFAALCVALLFIRCAAIDPGDKSRFRFRKKKRKGNNSIGLPKLNYGYIFSRILLRFFKRMERKILRTWIRRKYLDPWNTKIQMEPLIPFPLVLEDDSLTPNPKDDDISFCSLCDFEVYRYSKHCRTCNRCVEGFDHHCRWLNNCVGKKNYTTFILLMIFVLVMLIIEGGTAVAVFVRCFADSKSIEQELNKRHYVKFPRGVLAALSVIFVLLTTYSTAALGQLFFFHVLLIRKGISTYDYILAMKEENQSMELESLEDSDFSSDDEEGDESSDSDSAQKHAFIPRIICKEGKMQQNPQKLAIRIDDGEADSSSSSSSMLNKKQGFRASIDPWKLINLSREKALFAAGKARERLVRQKPMVESDPMKPLPLETKSGPLMKPDKDMTPLIAKGRLINSPRHFSSPRRRLSCSPVQLQHGTTTVPSPKHRYRSDFDLKLTQVSRELETYISRQVLCSVLKSNGNEASPR, encoded by the exons ATGTCCATCTCCTCATCCGCCGCCAGGCCCCATGGCTGGCAACGCCCTCTACACCCTTTACAG ATTGTGGGGATATCAGTTTTCTGTTTCCTAGTTGCTGCCTTTTATTGCTTTCTTGGCCTTTTCCTTGGCAACAGAATTGCAGAGATCACAGTGAACACTGCCTTCTCCTTTGCG GCACTTTGTGTTGCTCTTCTGTTTATTAGGTGTGCGGCCATAGATCCTGGTGACAAGAGCAGATTTAGATTtagaaagaagaagaggaagggCAACAATTCCATTGGGCTTCCAAAGCTTAATTATGGATACATTTTCAGCCGGATTTTGTTGAGATTCTTCAAGAGGATGGAGCGCAAGATCCTTAGGACTTGGATAAGAAGGAAGTATTTAGATCCTTGGAATACTAAAATTCAGATGGAGCCCCTTATCCCATTTCCCCTTGTCCTTGAGGACGATTCTCTTACTCCTAATCCAAAAGACGATGACATCTCTTTTTGCTCCCTATGTGATTTTGAG GTTTACAGGTATAGTAAACATTGTCGGACTTGCAACCGTTGTGTTGAGGGATTTGATCACCACTGCAGA TGGTTGAACAACTGTGTTGGGAAGAAGAATTACACAACCTTCAttcttttgatgatttttgtCTTGGTCATG CTTATCATAGAAGGAGGAACTGCAGTGGCAGTATTCGTTAGGTGCTTTGCTGACAGCAAGAGTATAGAACAGGAGTTAAACAAAAGACACTATGTAAAATTCCCTAGAGGAGTTCTTGCTGCCTTATCC GTTATATTCGTTTTGCTGACAACATATAGCACAGCTGCACTTGgacaactttttttctttcatgtaCTTCTCATTAGAAAG GGAATCTCAACCTATGATTACATTTTAGCAATGAAAGAAGAGAACCAGTCTATGGAACTAGAGTCGCTTGAAGATTCAGACTTTTCTTCTGATGACGAGGAGGGTGATGAGAGTAGCGACTCAGATTCAGCTCAAAAACATGCATTTATACCACGGATCATAtgcaaagaaggaaaaatgcaGCAG AACCCACAAAAATTGGCCATAAGGATTGATGATGGAGAAGCagactcctcctcctcctcatcatcTATGTTGAATAAAAAGCAAGGTTTCCGTGCAAGCATTGATCCATGGAAACTAATCAACCTGAGCCGAGAAAAGGCCCTATTTGCTGCCGGGAAAGCCAGGGAAAGGCTTGTGAGACAAAAACCGATGGTAGAAAGTGATCCAATGAAGCCCCTACCGCTGGAAACAAAGAGTGGACCACTTATGAAACCAGATAAAGATATGACGCCTCTGATCGCCAAAGGGAGACTTATAAACTCACCTCGACACTTCTCCAGTCCAAGAAGACGACTTTCCTGTTCTCCAGTGCAACTGCAGCATGGAACTACAACTGTGCCATCGCCTAAGCACAGATACAGAAGTGATTTCGATTTGAAGTTGACTCAGGTCTCCAGAGAGCTCGAGACTTACATATCCAGACAGGTCTTATGCTCTGTATTGAAGAGTAACGGCAATGAGGCTTCTCCCAGATAG